The Micromonospora sp. M71_S20 genome has a window encoding:
- a CDS encoding ATP-dependent RecD-like DNA helicase, with product MTAPTRPPSAVLDAVLERLTYVNEETGYTVARVATDRGSDLLTVVGALLGAQPGESLRLSGRWSSHPQYGRQFEVHSYTTVLPATIQGIRRYLGSGLVKGIGPVFAERIVAHFGLDTLRVIEEEPARLVEVPGLGPKRTAKITAAWEEQKAIKEVMVFLQGVGVSTSLAVRIFKQYGDASITVVRNEPYRLAADVWGIGFKTADTIAQAVGIPHDSPQRVKAGLQYTLSEATDNGHCYLPDRQLVADATRILNVPADLVATCLDGLVGEEGVVRETLPGPDGEPTAAVYLVPFHRAEQSLAGSLLRLLRDRADRLPHFTGVDWGRALAWLKARTGTELAPEQEQAVRLALTSRVAVLTGGPGCGKSFTVRSIVELAAAKKAKVTLVAPTGRAAKRLSELTGHPAATVHRLLQLRPGGEASHDRDNPLDVDLLVVDEASMLDLILANKLVKAVPPGAHLLLVGDVDQLPSVGAGEVLRDLLAAPAIPRVRLTQVFRQAAESGVVTNAHRINAGKPPLLQGLSDFFLFASDDTDATAALTVDVACTRIPARFGLDPRRDVQVLTPMHRGPAGAAALNTLLQQRLTPAREGQPERRLGGRVFRVGDKVTQIRNNYDKGQAGVFNGTVGIVTALSTDEQTLTVRTDEDESIDYDFDELDELAHAYAMTIHRSQGSEYPAVVIPLTTSAWMMLQRNLLYTAVTRAKKLVVLVGSRRALAAAVRTVGAGRRHTALDHRLA from the coding sequence GTGACTGCCCCCACCCGCCCGCCGTCGGCCGTGTTGGACGCGGTGCTCGAGCGGTTGACCTACGTCAACGAGGAGACCGGCTACACCGTCGCCCGGGTGGCCACCGACCGCGGCAGCGACCTGCTCACGGTGGTCGGTGCGCTGCTGGGAGCCCAGCCGGGGGAAAGCCTGCGCCTGTCCGGTCGGTGGTCGTCGCACCCGCAGTACGGCCGGCAGTTCGAGGTGCACTCGTACACGACCGTCCTGCCGGCCACGATCCAGGGCATCCGCCGTTACCTCGGTTCCGGGCTGGTCAAGGGCATCGGTCCGGTGTTCGCCGAGCGGATCGTCGCCCACTTCGGCCTCGACACCCTCCGCGTGATCGAGGAGGAGCCCGCCCGCCTGGTCGAGGTGCCCGGCCTGGGGCCGAAGCGCACCGCCAAGATCACCGCGGCGTGGGAGGAGCAGAAGGCCATCAAGGAGGTGATGGTCTTCCTCCAGGGCGTCGGCGTGTCGACCTCCCTGGCCGTACGGATCTTCAAGCAGTACGGCGACGCCTCCATCACGGTGGTCAGGAACGAGCCGTACCGGCTGGCGGCCGACGTGTGGGGCATCGGCTTCAAGACCGCCGACACCATCGCGCAGGCCGTCGGGATCCCGCACGACAGCCCTCAGCGGGTCAAGGCCGGCCTGCAGTACACCCTGTCCGAGGCCACCGACAACGGGCACTGCTATCTGCCCGACAGGCAGTTGGTCGCCGACGCCACCAGGATCCTCAACGTGCCCGCCGACCTCGTCGCCACCTGCCTGGACGGCCTCGTCGGCGAGGAGGGGGTGGTCCGCGAGACGCTGCCCGGGCCGGACGGCGAGCCGACGGCGGCGGTGTACCTGGTGCCGTTCCACCGCGCCGAGCAGTCCCTCGCCGGATCCCTGCTGCGGCTGCTGCGCGACCGCGCCGACCGGCTGCCCCACTTCACCGGCGTCGACTGGGGCAGGGCGCTGGCCTGGCTGAAAGCCCGCACCGGCACCGAGCTGGCCCCCGAGCAGGAACAGGCGGTCCGCCTCGCCCTCACCTCCAGGGTCGCCGTGCTGACCGGCGGGCCCGGCTGCGGCAAGAGCTTCACCGTACGCTCGATCGTCGAACTCGCCGCCGCGAAGAAGGCCAAGGTCACCCTCGTCGCGCCGACGGGCCGCGCCGCCAAGCGGCTGTCGGAGCTGACCGGGCATCCGGCGGCCACCGTGCACCGGCTGTTGCAGCTGCGCCCCGGCGGGGAGGCCAGCCACGACCGGGACAACCCCCTCGACGTCGACCTCCTCGTCGTCGACGAGGCGTCCATGCTCGACCTCATCCTGGCCAACAAGCTCGTCAAGGCCGTCCCGCCCGGCGCGCACCTGCTGCTCGTCGGCGACGTCGACCAGCTCCCCTCCGTCGGCGCCGGCGAGGTCCTGCGGGACCTGCTCGCCGCCCCGGCCATCCCCCGGGTCCGGCTGACGCAGGTGTTCCGCCAGGCCGCGGAGTCCGGCGTCGTCACCAACGCCCACCGCATCAACGCCGGCAAGCCGCCCCTGCTCCAGGGCCTCAGCGACTTCTTCCTGTTCGCCAGCGACGACACCGACGCCACCGCCGCCCTGACCGTCGACGTCGCCTGCACCCGGATCCCCGCCCGCTTCGGCCTCGACCCGCGCCGCGACGTCCAGGTCCTCACCCCCATGCACCGCGGGCCCGCCGGCGCGGCGGCCCTGAACACGCTGCTCCAGCAGCGGCTCACCCCGGCGCGCGAGGGCCAACCCGAGCGTCGCCTGGGTGGCCGGGTGTTCCGCGTCGGCGACAAGGTCACCCAGATCCGCAACAACTACGACAAGGGCCAGGCCGGCGTCTTCAACGGCACCGTCGGCATCGTCACGGCGCTGAGCACCGACGAGCAGACCCTGACGGTACGCACCGACGAGGACGAGAGCATCGACTACGACTTCGACGAACTCGACGAACTCGCCCACGCGTACGCCATGACCATCCACCGCTCGCAGGGCTCCGAGTACCCGGCCGTCGTCATCCCGCTGACCACCAGCGCCTGGATGATGCTGCAACGCAACCTGCTCTACACCGCCGTCACCCGCGCCAAGAAGCTCGTCGTCCTGGTCGGTTCCCGCCGCGCCCTCGCCGCCGCCGTCCGTACCGTCGGCGCCGGACGCCGCCACACCGCCCTCGACCACCGCCTCGCCTGA